From one Macaca nemestrina isolate mMacNem1 chromosome 5, mMacNem.hap1, whole genome shotgun sequence genomic stretch:
- the LOC105465670 gene encoding bcl-2-associated transcription factor 1 isoform X6, with protein MGRSNSRSHSSRSKSRSQSSSRSRSRSHSRKKRYRSRSRTYSRSRSRDRMYSRDYRRDYRNNRGMRRPYGYRGRGRGYYQGGGGRYHRGGYRPVWNRRHSRSPRRGRSRSRSPKRRSVSSQRSRSRSRRSYRSSRSPRSSSSRSSSPYSKSPVSKRRGSQEKQTKKAEGEPQEESPLKSKSQEEPKDTFEHDPSESIDEFNKSSATSGDIWPGLSAYDNSPRSPHSPSPIATPPSQSSSCSDAPMLSTVHSAKNTPSQHSHSIQHSPERSGSGSVGNGSSRYSPSQNSPIHHIPSRRSPAKTIAPQNAPRDESRGRSSFYPDGGDQETAKTGKFLKSPPLHKNLDAREKSTFREESPLRIKMIASDSHRPEVKLKMAPVPLDDSNRPASLTKDRLLASTLVHSVKKEQEFRSIFDHIKLPQASKSTSESFIQHIVSLVHHVKEQYFKSAAMTLNERFTSYQKATEEHSTRQKSPEIHRRIDISPSTLRKHTRLAGEERVFKEENQKGDKKLRCDSADLRHDIDRRRKERSKERGDSKGSRESSGSRKQEKTPKDYKEYKSYKDDSKHKSREQDHSRSSSSSASPSSPSSREEKESKKEREEEFKTHHEMKEYSGFAGVSRPRGTFFRIRGRGRARGVFAGTNTGPNNSNTTFQKRPKEEEWDPEYTPKSKKYFLHDDRDDGVDYWAKRGRGRGTFQRGRGRFNFKKSGSSPKWTHDKYQGDGIVEDEEETMENNEEKKDRRKEEKE; from the exons ATGGGTCGCTCCAATTCTAGATCACATTCTTCAAGGTCAAAGTCTAGATCACAGTCTAGTTCTCGATCAAGATCAAGATCTCATTCTAGAAAGAAGCGATACAG GTCTCGTTCCAGAACATATTCAAGGTCTCGTAGTAGAGATCGTATGTATTCTAGAGATTATCGTCGTGATTACAGAAATAATAGAGGAATGAGACGACCTTACGGGTACAGAGGAAGGGGTAGAGGGTATTATCAAGGAGGAGGAGGTAGATACCATCGAGGTGGTTATAGACCTGTCTGGAATAGAAGGCACTCTAGGAGTCCTAGACGAGGTCGTTCACGTTCCAGGAGTCCAAAAAGAAGATCCGTTTCTTCTCAAAGATCCAGAAGCAGATCTCGCCGGTCATATAGATCTTCTAGGTCTCCAAGATCATCCTCTTCTCGTTCTTCATCCCCATATAGCAAATCTCCTGTTTCTAAAAGACGAGGGTCTcaggaaaaacaaaccaaaaaagctGAAGGGGAACCCCAAGAAGAGAGTCCGTTGAAAAGTAAATCACAGGAGGAACCGAAAGATACATTTGAACATGACCCATCTGAATCTATCGATGAATTTAATAAGTCATCAGCCACATCCGGTGATATTTGGCCTGGCCTTTCAGCTTATGATAATAGTCCTAGATCACCCCATAGTCCTTCACCTATTGCTACACCACCTAGTCAGAGTTCATCTTGCTCTGATGCTCCCATGCTCAGTACAGTTCATTCTGCAAAAAATACTCCTTCTCAGCATTCACATTCCATTCAGCATAGTCCTGAAAGGTCTGGGTCTGGTTCTGTTGGAAATGGATCTAGTCGATACAGTCCCTCTCAGAATAGTCCAATTCATCACATCCCTTCACGAAGAAGTCCTGCAAAGACAATCGCACCACAGAATGCTCCAAGAGATGAGTCTAGGGGCCGTTCCTCATTTTATCCTGATGGTGGAGATCAGGAAACTGCAAAGACTGGGAAGTTCTTAAAAAG TCCCCCTCTACACAAGAATCTGGATGCACGGGAAAAATCTACCTTCAGAGAGGAAAGCCCACTTAGGATCAAAATGATAGCGAGTGATTCTCATCGTCCTGAAGTCAAACTCAAAATGGCACCTGTTCCTCTTGATGATTCTAACAG ACCTGCTTCCTTGACTAAAGACAGGCTGCTTGCTAGTACACTTGTCCATTCTGTCAAGAAGGAGCAAGAGTTCCGATCCATCTTTGACCACATTAAGTTGCCACAGGCCAGCAAAAGCACTTCAGagtcatttattcaacacattgTGTCCTTGGTTCATCATGTTAAAG AGCAATACTTCAAGTCAGCTGCAATGACCCTAAACGAGCGGTTCACTTCGTATCAGAAAGCCACTGAAGAACATAGTACTCGGCAAAAGAGCCCTGAAATACACAG GAGAATTGACATCTCACCAAGTACCTTGAGGAAGCATACCCGTTTAGCAGGGGAAGAGAgagtttttaaagaagaaaatcagaag GGAGATAAAAAATTAAGGTGTGACTCTGCTGACCTTCGGCATGACATTGATCGccgtagaaaagaaagaagtaaagaacgGGGAGATTCCAAGGGCTCCAGGGAATCCAGTGGAtcaagaaagcaggaaaaaactccAAAAGATTACAAGGAATACAAATCTTACAAAGATGACAG TAAACATAAAAGTAGAGAGCAAGATCATTCTCGATCTTCATCCTCTTCAGCATCACCTTCTTCTCCCAGTTCTCgagaagaaaaggagagtaagaaggaaagagaagaagaattTAAAACTCACCATGAAATGAAAGAATACTCAGGCTTTGCAGGAGTTAGCCGACCACGAGGAACCTTT TTTCGAATTAGAGGCAGAGGAAGAGCCAGAGGAGTTTTTGCTGGGACAAATACTGGTCCAAACAACTCAAATACTACTTTTCAAAAGAGACCGAAGGAAGAGGAATGGGATCCAGAATATACCCCAAAGAGCAAGAAGTACTTCTTG CATGACGACAGAGATGATGGTGTGGATTATTGGGCCAAAAGAGGAAGAGGTCGTGGTACTTTTCAACGTGGCAGAGGGCGCTTTAACTTCAAAAAATCAGGTAGCAGTCCTAAATGGACTCATGACAAATACCAAGGGGATGGGATTGTTGAAGATGAAGAAGAGACCatggaaaataatgaagaaaagaaggacAGACGCAAGGAGGAAAAG gaataa
- the LOC105465670 gene encoding bcl-2-associated transcription factor 1 isoform X4: MGRSNSRSHSSRSKSRSQSSSRSRSRSHSRKKRYRSRSRTYSRSRSRDRMYSRDYRRDYRNNRGMRRPYGYRGRGRGYYQGGGGRYHRGGYRPVWNRRHSRSPRRGRSRSRSPKRRSVSSQRSRSRSRRSYRSSRSPRSSSSRSSSPYSKSPVSKRRGSQEKQTKKAEGEPQEESPLKSKSQEEPKDTFEHDPSESIDEFNKSSATSGDIWPGLSAYDNSPRSPHSPSPIATPPSQSSSCSDAPMLSTVHSAKNTPSQHSHSIQHSPERSGSGSVGNGSSRYSPSQNSPIHHIPSRRSPAKTIAPQNAPRDESRGRSSFYPDGGDQETAKTGKFLKRFTDEESRVFLLDRGNTRDKEASKEKGSEKGRAEGEWEDQEALDYFSDKESGKQKFNDSEGDDTEETEDYRQFRKSVLADQGKSFATASHRNTEEEGLKYKSKVSLKGNRESDGFREEKNYKLKETGYVVERPSTTKDKHKEEDKNSERITVKKETQSPEQVKSEKLKDLFDYSPPLHKNLDAREKSTFREESPLRIKMIASDSHRPEVKLKMAPVPLDDSNRPASLTKDRLLASTLVHSVKKEQEFRSIFDHIKLPQASKSTSESFIQHIVSLVHHVKEQYFKSAAMTLNERFTSYQKATEEHSTRQKSPEIHRRIDISPSTLRKHTRLAGEERVFKEENQKGDKKLRCDSADLRHDIDRRRKERSKERGDSKGSRESSGSRKQEKTPKDYKEYKSYKDDSKHKSREQDHSRSSSSSASPSSPSSREEKESKKEREEEFKTHHEMKEYSGFAGVSRPRGTFHDDRDDGVDYWAKRGRGRGTFQRGRGRFNFKKSGSSPKWTHDKYQGDGIVEDEEETMENNEEKKDRRKEEKE; the protein is encoded by the exons ATGGGTCGCTCCAATTCTAGATCACATTCTTCAAGGTCAAAGTCTAGATCACAGTCTAGTTCTCGATCAAGATCAAGATCTCATTCTAGAAAGAAGCGATACAG GTCTCGTTCCAGAACATATTCAAGGTCTCGTAGTAGAGATCGTATGTATTCTAGAGATTATCGTCGTGATTACAGAAATAATAGAGGAATGAGACGACCTTACGGGTACAGAGGAAGGGGTAGAGGGTATTATCAAGGAGGAGGAGGTAGATACCATCGAGGTGGTTATAGACCTGTCTGGAATAGAAGGCACTCTAGGAGTCCTAGACGAGGTCGTTCACGTTCCAGGAGTCCAAAAAGAAGATCCGTTTCTTCTCAAAGATCCAGAAGCAGATCTCGCCGGTCATATAGATCTTCTAGGTCTCCAAGATCATCCTCTTCTCGTTCTTCATCCCCATATAGCAAATCTCCTGTTTCTAAAAGACGAGGGTCTcaggaaaaacaaaccaaaaaagctGAAGGGGAACCCCAAGAAGAGAGTCCGTTGAAAAGTAAATCACAGGAGGAACCGAAAGATACATTTGAACATGACCCATCTGAATCTATCGATGAATTTAATAAGTCATCAGCCACATCCGGTGATATTTGGCCTGGCCTTTCAGCTTATGATAATAGTCCTAGATCACCCCATAGTCCTTCACCTATTGCTACACCACCTAGTCAGAGTTCATCTTGCTCTGATGCTCCCATGCTCAGTACAGTTCATTCTGCAAAAAATACTCCTTCTCAGCATTCACATTCCATTCAGCATAGTCCTGAAAGGTCTGGGTCTGGTTCTGTTGGAAATGGATCTAGTCGATACAGTCCCTCTCAGAATAGTCCAATTCATCACATCCCTTCACGAAGAAGTCCTGCAAAGACAATCGCACCACAGAATGCTCCAAGAGATGAGTCTAGGGGCCGTTCCTCATTTTATCCTGATGGTGGAGATCAGGAAACTGCAAAGACTGGGAAGTTCTTAAAAAG GTTCACAGATGAAGAGTCTAGAGTATTCCTGCTTGATAGGGGTAATACCAGGGATAAAGAGGCTTCAAAAGAGAAAGGATCAGAGAAagggagggcagagggagaaTGGGAAGATCAGGAAGCTCTAGATTACTTCAGTGATAAAGAGTCTGGAAAACAAAAGTTTAATGATTCAGAAGGGGATGACACAGAGGAGACAGAGGATTATAGACAGTTCAGGAAGTCAGTCCTCGCAGATCAGGGTAAAAGTTTTGCTACTGCATCTCACCGGAATACTGAGGAGGAAGGACTCAAGTACAAGTCCAAAGTTTCACTGAAAGGCAATAGAGAAAGTGATggatttagagaagaaaaaaattataaacttaaaGAGACTGGATATGTAGTGGAAAGGCCTAGCACTACAAAAGATAAGCAcaaagaagaagacaaaaattctgaaagaataaCAGTAAAGAAAGAAACTCAGTCACCTGAGCAGGTAAAGTCTGAAAAGCTCAAAGACCTCTTTGATTACAGTCCCCCTCTACACAAGAATCTGGATGCACGGGAAAAATCTACCTTCAGAGAGGAAAGCCCACTTAGGATCAAAATGATAGCGAGTGATTCTCATCGTCCTGAAGTCAAACTCAAAATGGCACCTGTTCCTCTTGATGATTCTAACAG ACCTGCTTCCTTGACTAAAGACAGGCTGCTTGCTAGTACACTTGTCCATTCTGTCAAGAAGGAGCAAGAGTTCCGATCCATCTTTGACCACATTAAGTTGCCACAGGCCAGCAAAAGCACTTCAGagtcatttattcaacacattgTGTCCTTGGTTCATCATGTTAAAG AGCAATACTTCAAGTCAGCTGCAATGACCCTAAACGAGCGGTTCACTTCGTATCAGAAAGCCACTGAAGAACATAGTACTCGGCAAAAGAGCCCTGAAATACACAG GAGAATTGACATCTCACCAAGTACCTTGAGGAAGCATACCCGTTTAGCAGGGGAAGAGAgagtttttaaagaagaaaatcagaag GGAGATAAAAAATTAAGGTGTGACTCTGCTGACCTTCGGCATGACATTGATCGccgtagaaaagaaagaagtaaagaacgGGGAGATTCCAAGGGCTCCAGGGAATCCAGTGGAtcaagaaagcaggaaaaaactccAAAAGATTACAAGGAATACAAATCTTACAAAGATGACAG TAAACATAAAAGTAGAGAGCAAGATCATTCTCGATCTTCATCCTCTTCAGCATCACCTTCTTCTCCCAGTTCTCgagaagaaaaggagagtaagaaggaaagagaagaagaattTAAAACTCACCATGAAATGAAAGAATACTCAGGCTTTGCAGGAGTTAGCCGACCACGAGGAACCTTT CATGACGACAGAGATGATGGTGTGGATTATTGGGCCAAAAGAGGAAGAGGTCGTGGTACTTTTCAACGTGGCAGAGGGCGCTTTAACTTCAAAAAATCAGGTAGCAGTCCTAAATGGACTCATGACAAATACCAAGGGGATGGGATTGTTGAAGATGAAGAAGAGACCatggaaaataatgaagaaaagaaggacAGACGCAAGGAGGAAAAG gaataa
- the LOC105465670 gene encoding bcl-2-associated transcription factor 1 isoform X2 → MGRSNSRSHSSRSKSRSQSSSRSRSRSHSRKKRYRSRSRTYSRSRSRDRMYSRDYRRDYRNNRGMRRPYGYRGRGRGYYQGGGGRYHRGGYRPVWNRRHSRSPRRGRSRSRSPKRRSVSSQRSRSRSRRSYRSSRSPRSSSSRSSSPYSKSPVSKRRGSQEKQTKKAEGEPQEESPLKSKSQEEPKDTFEHDPSESIDEFNKSSATSGDIWPGLSAYDNSPRSPHSPSPIATPPSQSSSCSDAPMLSTVHSAKNTPSQHSHSIQHSPERSGSGSVGNGSSRYSPSQNSPIHHIPSRRSPAKTIAPQNAPRDESRGRSSFYPDGGDQETAKTGKFLKRFTDEESRVFLLDRGNTRDKEASKEKGSEKGRAEGEWEDQEALDYFSDKESGKQKFNDSEGDDTEETEDYRQFRKSVLADQGKSFATASHRNTEEEGLKYKSKVSLKGNRESDGFREEKNYKLKETGYVVERPSTTKDKHKEEDKNSERITVKKETQSPEQVKSEKLKDLFDYSPPLHKNLDAREKSTFREESPLRIKMIASDSHRPEVKLKMAPVPLDDSNRPASLTKDRLLASTLVHSVKKEQEFRSIFDHIKLPQASKSTSESFIQHIVSLVHHVKEQYFKSAAMTLNERFTSYQKATEEHSTRQKSPEIHRRIDISPSTLRKHTRLAGEERVFKEENQKGDKKLRCDSADLRHDIDRRRKERSKERGDSKGSRESSGSRKQEKTPKDYKEYKSYKDDSKHKSREQDHSRSSSSSASPSSPSSREEKESKKEREEEFKTHHEMKEYSGFAGVSRPRGTFFRIRGRGRARGVFAGTNTGPNNSNTTFQKRPKEEEWDPEYTPKSKKYFLHDDRDDGVDYWAKRGRGRGTFQRGRGRFNFKKSGSSPKWTHDKYQGDGIVEDEEETMENNEEKKDRRKEEKE, encoded by the exons ATGGGTCGCTCCAATTCTAGATCACATTCTTCAAGGTCAAAGTCTAGATCACAGTCTAGTTCTCGATCAAGATCAAGATCTCATTCTAGAAAGAAGCGATACAG GTCTCGTTCCAGAACATATTCAAGGTCTCGTAGTAGAGATCGTATGTATTCTAGAGATTATCGTCGTGATTACAGAAATAATAGAGGAATGAGACGACCTTACGGGTACAGAGGAAGGGGTAGAGGGTATTATCAAGGAGGAGGAGGTAGATACCATCGAGGTGGTTATAGACCTGTCTGGAATAGAAGGCACTCTAGGAGTCCTAGACGAGGTCGTTCACGTTCCAGGAGTCCAAAAAGAAGATCCGTTTCTTCTCAAAGATCCAGAAGCAGATCTCGCCGGTCATATAGATCTTCTAGGTCTCCAAGATCATCCTCTTCTCGTTCTTCATCCCCATATAGCAAATCTCCTGTTTCTAAAAGACGAGGGTCTcaggaaaaacaaaccaaaaaagctGAAGGGGAACCCCAAGAAGAGAGTCCGTTGAAAAGTAAATCACAGGAGGAACCGAAAGATACATTTGAACATGACCCATCTGAATCTATCGATGAATTTAATAAGTCATCAGCCACATCCGGTGATATTTGGCCTGGCCTTTCAGCTTATGATAATAGTCCTAGATCACCCCATAGTCCTTCACCTATTGCTACACCACCTAGTCAGAGTTCATCTTGCTCTGATGCTCCCATGCTCAGTACAGTTCATTCTGCAAAAAATACTCCTTCTCAGCATTCACATTCCATTCAGCATAGTCCTGAAAGGTCTGGGTCTGGTTCTGTTGGAAATGGATCTAGTCGATACAGTCCCTCTCAGAATAGTCCAATTCATCACATCCCTTCACGAAGAAGTCCTGCAAAGACAATCGCACCACAGAATGCTCCAAGAGATGAGTCTAGGGGCCGTTCCTCATTTTATCCTGATGGTGGAGATCAGGAAACTGCAAAGACTGGGAAGTTCTTAAAAAG GTTCACAGATGAAGAGTCTAGAGTATTCCTGCTTGATAGGGGTAATACCAGGGATAAAGAGGCTTCAAAAGAGAAAGGATCAGAGAAagggagggcagagggagaaTGGGAAGATCAGGAAGCTCTAGATTACTTCAGTGATAAAGAGTCTGGAAAACAAAAGTTTAATGATTCAGAAGGGGATGACACAGAGGAGACAGAGGATTATAGACAGTTCAGGAAGTCAGTCCTCGCAGATCAGGGTAAAAGTTTTGCTACTGCATCTCACCGGAATACTGAGGAGGAAGGACTCAAGTACAAGTCCAAAGTTTCACTGAAAGGCAATAGAGAAAGTGATggatttagagaagaaaaaaattataaacttaaaGAGACTGGATATGTAGTGGAAAGGCCTAGCACTACAAAAGATAAGCAcaaagaagaagacaaaaattctgaaagaataaCAGTAAAGAAAGAAACTCAGTCACCTGAGCAGGTAAAGTCTGAAAAGCTCAAAGACCTCTTTGATTACAGTCCCCCTCTACACAAGAATCTGGATGCACGGGAAAAATCTACCTTCAGAGAGGAAAGCCCACTTAGGATCAAAATGATAGCGAGTGATTCTCATCGTCCTGAAGTCAAACTCAAAATGGCACCTGTTCCTCTTGATGATTCTAACAG ACCTGCTTCCTTGACTAAAGACAGGCTGCTTGCTAGTACACTTGTCCATTCTGTCAAGAAGGAGCAAGAGTTCCGATCCATCTTTGACCACATTAAGTTGCCACAGGCCAGCAAAAGCACTTCAGagtcatttattcaacacattgTGTCCTTGGTTCATCATGTTAAAG AGCAATACTTCAAGTCAGCTGCAATGACCCTAAACGAGCGGTTCACTTCGTATCAGAAAGCCACTGAAGAACATAGTACTCGGCAAAAGAGCCCTGAAATACACAG GAGAATTGACATCTCACCAAGTACCTTGAGGAAGCATACCCGTTTAGCAGGGGAAGAGAgagtttttaaagaagaaaatcagaag GGAGATAAAAAATTAAGGTGTGACTCTGCTGACCTTCGGCATGACATTGATCGccgtagaaaagaaagaagtaaagaacgGGGAGATTCCAAGGGCTCCAGGGAATCCAGTGGAtcaagaaagcaggaaaaaactccAAAAGATTACAAGGAATACAAATCTTACAAAGATGACAG TAAACATAAAAGTAGAGAGCAAGATCATTCTCGATCTTCATCCTCTTCAGCATCACCTTCTTCTCCCAGTTCTCgagaagaaaaggagagtaagaaggaaagagaagaagaattTAAAACTCACCATGAAATGAAAGAATACTCAGGCTTTGCAGGAGTTAGCCGACCACGAGGAACCTTT TTTCGAATTAGAGGCAGAGGAAGAGCCAGAGGAGTTTTTGCTGGGACAAATACTGGTCCAAACAACTCAAATACTACTTTTCAAAAGAGACCGAAGGAAGAGGAATGGGATCCAGAATATACCCCAAAGAGCAAGAAGTACTTCTTG CATGACGACAGAGATGATGGTGTGGATTATTGGGCCAAAAGAGGAAGAGGTCGTGGTACTTTTCAACGTGGCAGAGGGCGCTTTAACTTCAAAAAATCAGGTAGCAGTCCTAAATGGACTCATGACAAATACCAAGGGGATGGGATTGTTGAAGATGAAGAAGAGACCatggaaaataatgaagaaaagaaggacAGACGCAAGGAGGAAAAG gaataa
- the LOC105465670 gene encoding bcl-2-associated transcription factor 1 isoform X8 has product MGRSNSRSHSSRSKSRSQSSSRSRSRSHSRKKRYRSRSRTYSRSRSRDRMYSRDYRRDYRNNRGMRRPYGYRGRGRGYYQGGGGRYHRGGYRPVWNRRHSRSPRRGRSRSRSPKRRSVSSQRSRSRSRRSYRSSRSPRSSSSRSSSPYSKSPVSKRRGSQEKQTKKAEGEPQEESPLKSKSQEEPKDTFEHDPSESIDEFNKSSATSGDIWPGLSAYDNSPRSPHSPSPIATPPSQSSSCSDAPMLSTVHSAKNTPSQHSHSIQHSPERSGSGSVGNGSSRYSPSQNSPIHHIPSRRSPAKTIAPQNAPRDESRGRSSFYPDGGDQETAKTGKFLKSPPLHKNLDAREKSTFREESPLRIKMIASDSHRPEVKLKMAPVPLDDSNRPASLTKDRLLASTLVHSVKKEQEFRSIFDHIKLPQASKSTSESFIQHIVSLVHHVKEQYFKSAAMTLNERFTSYQKATEEHSTRQKSPEIHRRIDISPSTLRKHTRLAGEERVFKEENQKGDKKLRCDSADLRHDIDRRRKERSKERGDSKGSRESSGSRKQEKTPKDYKEYKSYKDDSKHKSREQDHSRSSSSSASPSSPSSREEKESKKEREEEFKTHHEMKEYSGFAGVSRPRGTFHDDRDDGVDYWAKRGRGRGTFQRGRGRFNFKKSGSSPKWTHDKYQGDGIVEDEEETMENNEEKKDRRKEEKE; this is encoded by the exons ATGGGTCGCTCCAATTCTAGATCACATTCTTCAAGGTCAAAGTCTAGATCACAGTCTAGTTCTCGATCAAGATCAAGATCTCATTCTAGAAAGAAGCGATACAG GTCTCGTTCCAGAACATATTCAAGGTCTCGTAGTAGAGATCGTATGTATTCTAGAGATTATCGTCGTGATTACAGAAATAATAGAGGAATGAGACGACCTTACGGGTACAGAGGAAGGGGTAGAGGGTATTATCAAGGAGGAGGAGGTAGATACCATCGAGGTGGTTATAGACCTGTCTGGAATAGAAGGCACTCTAGGAGTCCTAGACGAGGTCGTTCACGTTCCAGGAGTCCAAAAAGAAGATCCGTTTCTTCTCAAAGATCCAGAAGCAGATCTCGCCGGTCATATAGATCTTCTAGGTCTCCAAGATCATCCTCTTCTCGTTCTTCATCCCCATATAGCAAATCTCCTGTTTCTAAAAGACGAGGGTCTcaggaaaaacaaaccaaaaaagctGAAGGGGAACCCCAAGAAGAGAGTCCGTTGAAAAGTAAATCACAGGAGGAACCGAAAGATACATTTGAACATGACCCATCTGAATCTATCGATGAATTTAATAAGTCATCAGCCACATCCGGTGATATTTGGCCTGGCCTTTCAGCTTATGATAATAGTCCTAGATCACCCCATAGTCCTTCACCTATTGCTACACCACCTAGTCAGAGTTCATCTTGCTCTGATGCTCCCATGCTCAGTACAGTTCATTCTGCAAAAAATACTCCTTCTCAGCATTCACATTCCATTCAGCATAGTCCTGAAAGGTCTGGGTCTGGTTCTGTTGGAAATGGATCTAGTCGATACAGTCCCTCTCAGAATAGTCCAATTCATCACATCCCTTCACGAAGAAGTCCTGCAAAGACAATCGCACCACAGAATGCTCCAAGAGATGAGTCTAGGGGCCGTTCCTCATTTTATCCTGATGGTGGAGATCAGGAAACTGCAAAGACTGGGAAGTTCTTAAAAAG TCCCCCTCTACACAAGAATCTGGATGCACGGGAAAAATCTACCTTCAGAGAGGAAAGCCCACTTAGGATCAAAATGATAGCGAGTGATTCTCATCGTCCTGAAGTCAAACTCAAAATGGCACCTGTTCCTCTTGATGATTCTAACAG ACCTGCTTCCTTGACTAAAGACAGGCTGCTTGCTAGTACACTTGTCCATTCTGTCAAGAAGGAGCAAGAGTTCCGATCCATCTTTGACCACATTAAGTTGCCACAGGCCAGCAAAAGCACTTCAGagtcatttattcaacacattgTGTCCTTGGTTCATCATGTTAAAG AGCAATACTTCAAGTCAGCTGCAATGACCCTAAACGAGCGGTTCACTTCGTATCAGAAAGCCACTGAAGAACATAGTACTCGGCAAAAGAGCCCTGAAATACACAG GAGAATTGACATCTCACCAAGTACCTTGAGGAAGCATACCCGTTTAGCAGGGGAAGAGAgagtttttaaagaagaaaatcagaag GGAGATAAAAAATTAAGGTGTGACTCTGCTGACCTTCGGCATGACATTGATCGccgtagaaaagaaagaagtaaagaacgGGGAGATTCCAAGGGCTCCAGGGAATCCAGTGGAtcaagaaagcaggaaaaaactccAAAAGATTACAAGGAATACAAATCTTACAAAGATGACAG TAAACATAAAAGTAGAGAGCAAGATCATTCTCGATCTTCATCCTCTTCAGCATCACCTTCTTCTCCCAGTTCTCgagaagaaaaggagagtaagaaggaaagagaagaagaattTAAAACTCACCATGAAATGAAAGAATACTCAGGCTTTGCAGGAGTTAGCCGACCACGAGGAACCTTT CATGACGACAGAGATGATGGTGTGGATTATTGGGCCAAAAGAGGAAGAGGTCGTGGTACTTTTCAACGTGGCAGAGGGCGCTTTAACTTCAAAAAATCAGGTAGCAGTCCTAAATGGACTCATGACAAATACCAAGGGGATGGGATTGTTGAAGATGAAGAAGAGACCatggaaaataatgaagaaaagaaggacAGACGCAAGGAGGAAAAG gaataa